GTGGATGCACCTCTGTCGATCTGCGCCCTCAAGCGCTTCGTTGCCGACCAGGTAGACATCGAAGACCTGTCCCTGCCCGAGATAGAGGCAAAGGAGGAAAAGGTTGCCATTGTCGGCTCCGGACCTGCCGGCCTCACCGCTGCCTACTTCCTGGCCAGAGAGGGCTACAGGGTCACTGTATTCGAAGCTCTGCCCGTGGCCGGCGGCATGCTGCGGGTGGGCATCCCTGACTACCGGCTGCCGCCGGCAGTGCTGGAAAAAGAAATCAGGGCCATTACTCGTCTTGGTGTAGAAATCAAGCTGAACACTGCTCTTGGCCGAGATTTCACCGTAGACAACCTCTTTTCTCGAGGTTTCAAGGCTGTCTACCTTGCAGTGGGCGCCCACAAGAGCCTCAAGCTCAATATCCCCGGAGAGGAGGCCGACGGTGTAATCCCCGGAGTCGACTTTCTCAGGCAGGTCAACCTGCGAGAGCTAACCTCCATAAAGGGCAAGGTGGTGATTGTAGGCGGCGGCGACGTTGCCATAGATGCGGCCCGCTCTGCCTTGCGGTTGGGGGCTGCACAGGTCACCATACTCTATCGCCGCACCAGAACAGAAATGCCCGCCCGCCAGGAGGAAGTCGAGGATGCCCTGGCCGAGGGTGTTGCCATCGAGTATCTCAGAGCCCCCAGCGAGATTGTCGTCAAAGACAATCGCCTGGTAGGCATAGCATGCCTGCGCATGGAACTGGGTGAGGCGGACGCCAGCGGTCGCAGACGGCCGCTGCCTGTACCCGGCAGCGAGCACCTGGTGGAGGCCGATCTGGTAATCCCCGCCATTGGCCAGCAGCCGGATGCCGCGGTTCTGAGCGACATAGCCGGCCTGGAGCTGAGCAGCCGCAATACCATCATGGTTGACCCACTCACCTATGAGACCAGCAGAGAGGGGGTGTTCGCCGGCGGCGACGCCGAGCACGGGCCATGGATCGCCATTGCAGCTGTGGCTGCTGGCCGCGAGGCAGCCGTGTCCATCAGTCGCTATCTCAGGGGCGAGGACCTGCGGGTCGGCCGGGAAAAGCATGAGGTGAGCCAGACGAACTTCTCCCCCATTCCTGCTGACATCCAACCCAGGGAGCGGGCTGAAACAAAGCGTATTCCCATGGCCGAAAGGCTGCAGGGTTTTGCCGAAGTGGAGCTCGGCCTGAGCGAGGAACAGGCCAGGGCTGAGGCAGCCAAATGCCTCAACTGCATGGTGTGCTCCGAATGCATGCAGTGCGTCAAGGCCTGCAAAGCCGAGGCCGTAAATCACCAGATGCAGCCGGAGGTCCTCGAGTTGGAGGCGGGCTCTGTAATCCTCGCTCCTGGATTCCAGGCCTTTGACCCCACAGCTTATGAAGAATACGGCTACAGTCTTGTTAACAATGTGGTCACCAGCCTGGAATTCGAACGGATGCTCTCTGCCTCGGGACCATTTCTGGGCCATGTTGTGCGGCCGTCAGACAAGAAGGAGCCCCAGAAAATCGCCTGGCTGCAGTGCGTGGGCTCGCGGGACATCAACCACTGCGATCACGGCTACTGCTCCAGTGTATGCTGCATGTATGCCATCAAACAGGCGGTCATAGCCAGGGAACATGCCAAGAATGGCCTGCAAACAGCCATTTTCTTCATGGACATGCGCACCCACGGCAAGGATTTTGACAGATATTACCAACGGGCCAGGGAGGAGCATGGAGTGCGCTTCATCCGCTCCAGAGTCCATTCAGTGGAGGAAGACGTTGAGAGTGGAGATCTGGTCCTCTCTTATGTGGATGAAGCAGGCAGGCCTCTCCAGGAACGCTTTGACCTGGTGGTGCTCTCGGTGGGCCTGGAAACGGCCGACAGCGTACTGCAGCTTGCCGAGAGATTGAGCCTGGAGGTTGACGACGATGGCTTTTGCAGGACTGCCACATTCGAACCGGTGGCCACCTCCAGAGAGGGCATTTACGTATGCGGCGCCTTCCAGGGGCCAAAAGACATCCCCCAGTCGGTTATGGAAGCAAGCGCTGCTGCAGCTGCTGCCGGCAAGCTCATGGCTGCGGCCCGCAACACACTCACCACGGTCAGGGAGGCAACTCCAGAGGTGGATGTGAGGGGCGAGCCGCCCCGTATAGGGGTCTTTGTTTGCCACTGCGGCATCAATATCGCCGGCGTGGTAGATGTGGCAGCTGTGAGGGATTATGCTGCCACCCTGCCCTACGTGGTCCACGTGGAAGACAATCTCTACAGCTGCTCCCAGGACACCCAGGACAAAATGCTCAGAGTCATCCGGGAGCACAACCTCAATCGAGTGGTGGTGGCAGCCTGCACCCCCAGGACCCACGAACCCCTGTTTCAGGAAACTCTGGTGAACAGCGGTCTCAACAAGTATCTCTTCGAGATGGCCAACATTCGCAACCAGGACTCCTGGGTGCATGCCGACAACCCGGAGGCAGCCACCAGTAAAGCCAAGGACCTGGTGCGCATGGCAGTAGCGCGCGTGGCGCTGCTCGAGCCTCTGTGGGAGACCTCGGTGGACATCGAGCAGTCAGCTCTTGTGGTGGGTGGCGGAGTGGCCGGCATGGTGGCCGCTCTGGAACTGGCAGAACAGGGCTATCCTGTAACTCTGGTAGAGGCCGACTCCAGGCTCGGCGGTCAGGCTCTGTCTCTGCAAAAGACCTGGCGCGGTGAAGACGTGGGCTCCTATGTCAAAGACCTTGTTTCCAGAGTGCGGGGCCACCAGCACATCAAGCTGTACCTCAATGCCACTCTGGAAAACTCCAAGGGATTCGTGGGCAATTTCGAAACCACCGTGCGGATCCACCGAGGCAAGCGCAGTCATTTCAGCGTTGTCAGACACGGCATTGTAATTCTGGCCACCGGCGGCCAGGCTGTGGAGCCCACAGAATATCTCTACGGTAAACACAGCTCGGTGCTCCTCTGGCACCAGATCAGAGATGCTGCCAGATCAGGAGACCTGGCCAGGGCGAAAAGCATTGTCTTTATTCAGTGTGTGGGTTCCCGGGAGCAAGAACGGCCCTATTGCAGCAAGATCTGCTGCACCTTTGCCATTCAGGAAGCTGTAGCCATCAAGGCTGCCAGACCTGAAACAGCAGTATACATTCTTTACCGCGACATCAGAACCTTTGGCAGGAGAGAACACCTCTACCGAAAAGCCCGAGAGCTCGGGGTTATCTTCATCCGCTACTCTGTCGACGCCAAGCCTGCAGTAGAAATGGACAGGGACAACCGTCTGGCCGTGACAGTCACCGACCACATCCTGCAGCGGTCCGTGCGACTCGAGCCCGACTTTGTGGTCCTGGCCAGTGCCATCCAGGCAAGAGGGCTGGAGACGCTGGCCCAGATGTTCAAGATTCCTCTGACCGAAGACGGCTTTTTCCAGGAGGCGCACGCCAAGTTGAGACCGGTTGATTTTGCCATAGACGGCATATTCCTCTGCGGCATGGCCCACTATCCAAAACCGCTGGAAGAGTGCATTGCCCAGGCCAAGGCAGCGGCAAGCCGGGCAGTCACCGTGCTTGCCCGCGGTGAGATCCAGGTGAGCGCTCAGGTGGCCACAGTCAACCCCTTGAAGTGTTCTTCATGTGGAGAGTGCGTGGCCATCTGTCCCTATGGCGCTCCTGCCTTCAATGAGCGGGGGGTCTCTGAGATAAACCGCGCCCTGTGCAAGGGCTGCGGTTTGTGTGTGGCCTCGTGCCGCTCCGGGGCCATTGACCTCAAAGGTTTTGAGGATCAACAGATCTATGCCATGCTCGAGGAGATCTAGCAGTGAACCACGCTATGCTACGACCATGAACCTGTGTCTGTCACCTGAAATCCGAGGTGTGAACATGGATAAAAACAGTGCTGACCAATGGCAGCCCAAGATTGTTGCCTTTCTCTGCAACTGGTGCTCCTATAGCGCCGCCGATCTCGCCGGAGTGAGTCGCCTGCAGTATCCGCCCAATATCCGGGTGATACGGGTGCCGTGCACCGGCAGAATGAACCCAAAATTCATTCTGGCGGCCTTCCGTCAGGGCGTAGATGGGGTGTGGGTTTCTGGCTGACACCCCGGCGACTGCCATTACCTGGAAGGTAATTATTACGCCAGAAGAAAGTTCGCCCTTTTCAAGAATCTTATAGAATATATGGGGATAGAGCCCGGCAGGTTGCATTTCTCCTGGATTTCTTCTGCTGAAGCAGGAAAATTCGTTCAGGTGGTGGAGGAAATCAGCGAACAGGTGCGCCAGTGCGGTCCAGCCCGTAGACTCATCAAGACAATACCTGAGGTTGCCTAGATGGAGAATTATACAAAAAGAGTCAGAGACATCGCCCGAAACCTCCTGGTCGAAAAAAAGGTGGAAGCGGTCATAGGCTTCCAGGCCGGCACCATCCCCATGATGAGCCAGCCAGTGATGATCAGGAAGGCATCAGAGGCCTCCAGGATGCATTGGGATTCGTTCTGTGCAGCTAATCTGGCCAACTATCTCCGTGGTCTACAGATAAAGACAGCGGTCTTTGCCAAAGGCTGCGACAGCCGCAACATTGTTGTCTTGCTCCAGGAACACCAGGTCAATCGGGACCAGCTTCACATCATTGGCGTACCCTGTGTCGGCATGGTTGATAGACGCAAGGTATTGGCGGAGCTCGAGGGCAGAGAGCCCACAAAGGTGAACCTCTCTGAGGATGCCATCATCGTCCACTATGCGAACCGCAAGAAGTCTCTGGAACGACAGCACTATCTCCTGGACAATTGCACTATCTGCCAGCATCGCAACCCGGTACTCTTCGATGAGCTGCTGGCTGAGCCTGTGCAAGAACAGAACGGCATGGATCGCTACCAGGATATTCGCGGCATCGAGGAGCTGGATGCGGAGCAACGCTGGCAATACTTCCAGGAGTTGCTGGCCCCCTGTATTCGCTGCTATGCTTGCCGCAATGCCTGCCCCATGTGCTACTGCCCCACCTGCTTCGTGGACGAATCCACACCGCAGTGGCTGGGCAAGACTACAGATCCTGTGGATACCATGACCTTCCACTTCCTGAGGGCCTACCACCTTGCCGGCCGCTGCACGGACTGCGGCAATTGTGAACGGGCCTGTCCAATGGGAATAAAAGTGCGGCTGCTCACCAAAAAGCTGGAGAAGGATGTCAGGGAGCTCTATGGCTACGAAACCGGCTTGAGCGTGGATGAACTCCCTCCTCTGGACCGCTATCGCATAGATGATCCCCAGGAGTTTATTAGATAGCCAGGCCGGCTCTTGTTGATGCCGTCCAAGCGAACTAAAGGAACAGGACCAGGGCAATGGCAAAAAAAGTTATAGACAAGGCAAAACTGCAAGAGATTCTGGCCCGCCTCGGCAAACTTTACCGGATATACGCACCGGTTCGCCAGAATGGCGCCGTGGAATTTCAGGAAGTAGAAGGCCGCCTGGACATAGTTGTGGATTTCCACAACTGCCGCATCTCACCTAAAGGCTTCATGCTGCCCCAGACAGAGTACCTATTCACTTATACCACGGCAAAGGACCGCCAGGATGCGGCAATTCTACACGAAGTGCGACAAAGTGGCCAGGATCGCATCATCTTTGCTATTCGTCCCTGCGATGCCAGGTCTTTTCAGCTGTTGGACCTGAACTTCCAGACAGCCGACTGTGTGGATCCATGGTGGCTGGAGCGTCGTGACTCTACCATCCTCATAGGCCTTGCTTGCAATACTCCCTGCAGCACTTGCTTCTGTACTTCTGTGGGCGGTGGGCCCTTTGCCACCGAAGGTCTCGATGTACTTCTGATTGATACGGGCAGCACTTTTGTGGCCCAGGAGTGTTCAGAAAAAGGAAAAAGAGTTCTGCAGGCAGCCGGCATTGACACGGAGGCCCCTGCGGAGGTGATCAAGCAAGCCGATGAACTGCAGAAAAAGGCCGAGAGCTCCATTAGCAGCACTGTTCCCACGGACAACTTGAGAGAGCAGGACCTCAAGGCACTGTTCCAGGCCGAATTCTGGGAGCCCATCCAGTTCGCCTGCATCAACTGCGGCGTCTGTACTTTTCTCTGTCCTACCTGCTGGTGCTTTGACATCCAGGACGAAGTGCGCAGGGAACGCGGCGTCCGGCTCAGGCTCTGGGACAGCTGCATGTTCCCTCTTTTTACCCTGCATGGCTCCGGCCACAATCCACGGGCCCAGAAACTACAGCGGGTGAGACAGCGTTTCATGCACAAACTCAAATATTTTGTAGACAAATACCAGACAACTGTGGCGTGTGTGGGCTGCGGTCGCTGCGTGGAATACTGCCCGGTAAATATTGACATCCGGCAGGTATTTCAACTGATGAACGATTATGAAGCATAGAGAGGCAAGAACCATGCGCAATCCCCTGCTGCCCTTTCCGGTAAAGATAGATGACATAGTGGTCGAGACAGAAGATCGCAATCTGAAAACTTTCAAGCTCACCTTCCTCAACCCCGAGGATGAAAAACTTTTTCAGCACCGGGCTGGCCAGTTTGCGGAACTCTCTCTTGCAGGCAAGGGCGAAATTCCCATTGGTATTGCTTCCTCGCCTAC
Above is a window of Deltaproteobacteria bacterium DNA encoding:
- a CDS encoding FAD-dependent oxidoreductase yields the protein MAKSAASQQKVATGAAVVVGGGIAGMQASLDLADSGYKVYLVEKSPAIGGAMAQLDKTFPTNDCSMUIISPKLVEVGRHANIELLTMSEILKVSGEAGHFKVSIKKQPRYIDLERCTGCGDCAEVCPVVMPNEFDLGLGTRKATYKPYAQAIPGGYAIEKLDRSPCTNSCPNQVNAHGYVALISQGLYREAMEVIMDTLPLPGVIGRICPHPCESSCRRQLVDAPLSICALKRFVADQVDIEDLSLPEIEAKEEKVAIVGSGPAGLTAAYFLAREGYRVTVFEALPVAGGMLRVGIPDYRLPPAVLEKEIRAITRLGVEIKLNTALGRDFTVDNLFSRGFKAVYLAVGAHKSLKLNIPGEEADGVIPGVDFLRQVNLRELTSIKGKVVIVGGGDVAIDAARSALRLGAAQVTILYRRTRTEMPARQEEVEDALAEGVAIEYLRAPSEIVVKDNRLVGIACLRMELGEADASGRRRPLPVPGSEHLVEADLVIPAIGQQPDAAVLSDIAGLELSSRNTIMVDPLTYETSREGVFAGGDAEHGPWIAIAAVAAGREAAVSISRYLRGEDLRVGREKHEVSQTNFSPIPADIQPRERAETKRIPMAERLQGFAEVELGLSEEQARAEAAKCLNCMVCSECMQCVKACKAEAVNHQMQPEVLELEAGSVILAPGFQAFDPTAYEEYGYSLVNNVVTSLEFERMLSASGPFLGHVVRPSDKKEPQKIAWLQCVGSRDINHCDHGYCSSVCCMYAIKQAVIAREHAKNGLQTAIFFMDMRTHGKDFDRYYQRAREEHGVRFIRSRVHSVEEDVESGDLVLSYVDEAGRPLQERFDLVVLSVGLETADSVLQLAERLSLEVDDDGFCRTATFEPVATSREGIYVCGAFQGPKDIPQSVMEASAAAAAAGKLMAAARNTLTTVREATPEVDVRGEPPRIGVFVCHCGINIAGVVDVAAVRDYAATLPYVVHVEDNLYSCSQDTQDKMLRVIREHNLNRVVVAACTPRTHEPLFQETLVNSGLNKYLFEMANIRNQDSWVHADNPEAATSKAKDLVRMAVARVALLEPLWETSVDIEQSALVVGGGVAGMVAALELAEQGYPVTLVEADSRLGGQALSLQKTWRGEDVGSYVKDLVSRVRGHQHIKLYLNATLENSKGFVGNFETTVRIHRGKRSHFSVVRHGIVILATGGQAVEPTEYLYGKHSSVLLWHQIRDAARSGDLARAKSIVFIQCVGSREQERPYCSKICCTFAIQEAVAIKAARPETAVYILYRDIRTFGRREHLYRKARELGVIFIRYSVDAKPAVEMDRDNRLAVTVTDHILQRSVRLEPDFVVLASAIQARGLETLAQMFKIPLTEDGFFQEAHAKLRPVDFAIDGIFLCGMAHYPKPLEECIAQAKAAASRAVTVLARGEIQVSAQVATVNPLKCSSCGECVAICPYGAPAFNERGVSEINRALCKGCGLCVASCRSGAIDLKGFEDQQIYAMLEEI
- a CDS encoding hydrogenase iron-sulfur subunit, giving the protein MDKNSADQWQPKIVAFLCNWCSYSAADLAGVSRLQYPPNIRVIRVPCTGRMNPKFILAAFRQGVDGVWVSG
- a CDS encoding hydrogenase iron-sulfur subunit, with product MEGNYYARRKFALFKNLIEYMGIEPGRLHFSWISSAEAGKFVQVVEEISEQVRQCGPARRLIKTIPEVA
- a CDS encoding 4Fe-4S dicluster domain-containing protein, whose protein sequence is MENYTKRVRDIARNLLVEKKVEAVIGFQAGTIPMMSQPVMIRKASEASRMHWDSFCAANLANYLRGLQIKTAVFAKGCDSRNIVVLLQEHQVNRDQLHIIGVPCVGMVDRRKVLAELEGREPTKVNLSEDAIIVHYANRKKSLERQHYLLDNCTICQHRNPVLFDELLAEPVQEQNGMDRYQDIRGIEELDAEQRWQYFQELLAPCIRCYACRNACPMCYCPTCFVDESTPQWLGKTTDPVDTMTFHFLRAYHLAGRCTDCGNCERACPMGIKVRLLTKKLEKDVRELYGYETGLSVDELPPLDRYRIDDPQEFIR
- a CDS encoding 4Fe-4S dicluster domain-containing protein, with the translated sequence MAKKVIDKAKLQEILARLGKLYRIYAPVRQNGAVEFQEVEGRLDIVVDFHNCRISPKGFMLPQTEYLFTYTTAKDRQDAAILHEVRQSGQDRIIFAIRPCDARSFQLLDLNFQTADCVDPWWLERRDSTILIGLACNTPCSTCFCTSVGGGPFATEGLDVLLIDTGSTFVAQECSEKGKRVLQAAGIDTEAPAEVIKQADELQKKAESSISSTVPTDNLREQDLKALFQAEFWEPIQFACINCGVCTFLCPTCWCFDIQDEVRRERGVRLRLWDSCMFPLFTLHGSGHNPRAQKLQRVRQRFMHKLKYFVDKYQTTVACVGCGRCVEYCPVNIDIRQVFQLMNDYEA